One window of the Archangium primigenium genome contains the following:
- a CDS encoding outer membrane beta-barrel domain-containing protein, whose translation MRSTALLSSLLLAAAPALAQSPTGTPPSPVRPETQVSPPLRAEPAPPAPPADAPLAAAAGDAPLPVANAEQQRLINGAPLNNPNVAVHVVQKKRFADAGRHEFTLYPGVPQINGRFTRHAGTGLQYTYHLQENFGLQLTGHYNWYANESDFNLELIDKVREQAQAASALLLSWGALAGVEVTPLYGKFAFYDNHLLQFSVVLSGGAGFGSTRVLIRPEVTQQVDGVGSVVPARFGDTGGKFLGSVGGGLRVQFGDSMALRLEVRDQVYTARVDRVDGCNQRDFGLLEEARGSGQTFAELDLSGSCRFQKFDGVDPKTGKNYREDIVLGKDLVGNPSSDVLNNLGFYAGFSYLF comes from the coding sequence ATGCGATCCACCGCGCTCTTGTCGTCGTTGCTCCTGGCGGCCGCGCCCGCCCTGGCCCAATCCCCCACCGGGACGCCGCCCTCGCCCGTCCGGCCGGAGACCCAGGTGTCTCCGCCCCTCCGGGCCGAGCCCGCCCCTCCCGCGCCTCCCGCCGACGCGCCCCTGGCCGCCGCGGCCGGGGACGCCCCCCTGCCCGTGGCCAACGCCGAGCAGCAGCGGCTGATCAACGGCGCGCCCCTGAACAACCCGAATGTCGCCGTGCACGTGGTGCAGAAGAAGCGCTTCGCGGACGCGGGCCGGCACGAGTTCACGCTCTACCCGGGGGTGCCGCAGATCAACGGCCGCTTCACCCGGCACGCGGGCACGGGCCTGCAGTACACCTACCACCTGCAGGAGAACTTCGGCCTGCAGCTGACCGGGCACTACAACTGGTACGCCAACGAGAGTGACTTCAACCTGGAGCTCATCGACAAGGTGCGCGAGCAGGCCCAGGCGGCCTCGGCGCTGCTCCTGTCGTGGGGGGCGCTCGCGGGCGTGGAAGTGACGCCGCTGTACGGCAAGTTCGCCTTCTACGACAACCACCTCTTGCAGTTCAGCGTGGTGCTCAGCGGCGGGGCGGGCTTCGGCTCCACGCGCGTGCTCATCCGCCCGGAGGTCACCCAGCAGGTGGACGGCGTGGGCTCGGTGGTGCCGGCGCGCTTCGGGGACACGGGCGGCAAGTTCCTCGGCTCGGTGGGCGGCGGCCTGCGCGTGCAGTTCGGCGACTCCATGGCCCTGCGCCTCGAGGTGCGCGATCAGGTCTACACCGCGCGCGTGGACCGGGTGGACGGCTGCAACCAGCGCGACTTCGGCCTCCTGGAGGAGGCGCGCGGCAGCGGCCAGACGTTCGCCGAGCTGGACCTGAGCGGCAGCTGCCGCTTCCAGAAGTTCGACGGCGTGGATCCGAAGACGGGCAAGAACTACCGGGAGGACATCGTGCTGGGCAAGGACCTGGTCGGCAATCCCTCCTCGGACGTGCTCAACAACCTCGGCTTCTACGCCGGCTTCTCCTACCTCTTCTGA
- a CDS encoding tetratricopeptide repeat protein: MYRLLLSSLLLLAPLAASAQDAGAYDQALSAFNSGDVARAAPRFQELATRASDPAVRARSEFYLAQSLVRMKLPVSGLLAYARVVAAGPQHPSYLQALEGLVDVQETLNEQNLVPNLLDKAYTPEVRDTWTKLPPGVLARVHYQLATISHRRGKLEEARTLLEAVPADSRFYARARYLLGVVLADPHYPGRPAEADRLDSAARAAFQSARDALRDSKQAGREEVEQLAPLGLGRLHYGRHEYPASIAAYESVPRYGRFWDQALFENGFARFQDEDFGGALGSLQSLHAPQFENAFQPESWILKATVYYYSCLFDEVKTTLAAYDALYEPMAKQLEPFTREDVTPLSAYNLVVAENRRLPQPIYLWIHDNERIQDVRRMVARVEGERRQLSEQGAWRGTGLVQETVSALEEARDTLTQIGGRYAKSRLQEAAQNLRTFSDQAEIIRVQTALDEKDLLLAGVDQKGLLKTQSIYRPKMPGADWNYWKFQGEFWRDEIGYYQYTLKRGCPARPEP, from the coding sequence ATGTACCGACTCCTCCTGTCCTCGCTGCTCCTCCTCGCGCCGCTGGCCGCGTCCGCCCAGGACGCGGGCGCGTATGACCAGGCGCTCTCGGCCTTCAACTCGGGAGACGTGGCGCGCGCCGCGCCGCGCTTCCAGGAGCTGGCCACGCGCGCGAGCGACCCCGCCGTGCGCGCCCGCTCCGAGTTCTACCTGGCCCAGAGCCTGGTGCGCATGAAGCTGCCGGTGAGCGGCCTGCTCGCCTACGCGCGCGTGGTGGCCGCCGGGCCCCAGCACCCCTCCTACCTCCAGGCGCTGGAGGGCCTGGTGGACGTGCAGGAGACGCTCAACGAGCAGAACCTCGTGCCCAACCTGCTCGACAAGGCGTACACGCCCGAGGTGCGCGACACCTGGACGAAGCTGCCGCCCGGCGTGCTCGCCCGCGTCCACTACCAGCTGGCCACCATCAGCCACCGCCGCGGCAAGCTCGAGGAGGCGCGCACGCTGCTCGAGGCCGTGCCCGCCGACAGCCGCTTCTACGCCCGCGCGCGCTACCTGCTGGGCGTGGTGCTCGCGGATCCGCACTACCCGGGCCGTCCCGCCGAGGCCGATCGCCTGGACAGCGCCGCGCGCGCCGCCTTCCAGTCCGCGCGCGACGCGCTCCGGGACTCGAAGCAGGCGGGCCGCGAGGAGGTGGAGCAGCTCGCGCCGCTGGGCCTCGGCCGCCTGCACTACGGCCGCCACGAGTACCCGGCCTCCATCGCCGCCTACGAGTCCGTGCCGCGCTACGGCCGCTTCTGGGACCAGGCCCTGTTCGAGAACGGCTTCGCCCGCTTCCAGGACGAGGACTTCGGCGGCGCACTGGGCAGCCTCCAGTCCCTGCACGCCCCCCAGTTCGAGAACGCCTTCCAGCCCGAGTCGTGGATCCTCAAGGCGACCGTCTATTACTACTCCTGTCTCTTCGACGAGGTGAAGACCACGCTCGCCGCCTATGACGCGCTCTACGAGCCCATGGCGAAGCAGCTCGAGCCCTTCACCCGCGAGGACGTGACGCCCCTGAGCGCCTACAACCTGGTGGTGGCGGAGAACCGGCGCCTGCCCCAGCCCATCTACCTGTGGATCCACGACAACGAGCGCATCCAGGACGTGCGGCGCATGGTGGCGCGCGTGGAGGGCGAGCGCCGCCAGCTCAGCGAGCAGGGCGCCTGGCGCGGCACGGGGCTCGTGCAGGAGACGGTGTCCGCCCTGGAGGAGGCGCGCGACACCCTCACGCAGATCGGCGGACGCTACGCCAAGAGCCGGCTCCAGGAGGCCGCCCAGAACCTGCGCACCTTCTCGGATCAGGCGGAGATCATCCGCGTGCAGACGGCGCTCGACGAGAAGGACCTGCTGCTCGCGGGCGTGGATCAGAAGGGCCTGCTCAAGACGCAGTCCATCTACCGGCCGAAGATGCCGGGCGCCGACTGGAACTACTGGAAGTTCCAGGGCGAGTTCTGGCGCGACGAGATCGGCTACTACCAGTACACGCTCAAGCGCGGCTGCCCGGCCCGGCCCGAGCCCTGA
- a CDS encoding outer membrane beta-barrel domain-containing protein, giving the protein MTPRISFRFVSLALVLSALSASAQQQVLDPAAVRHRLYSPENRLELSLAVGLPAREYLTGHYNLNVGVAYNAFRTLGLEARGGYALSRHTGLARSLSESFLNREDKRITDELSDMWEMGAHGVVGVRWAPIYGKLSLLSDATAHFQAYLWAGGGLASLRRESIVQCSRVVDRARGVCDNRTNPTDASTATESYWRTDSRVAPVVSAAVGLRFFLTQRQALRLELRDWVFQDQFRVNVDRERWEAGQESGEPSPNPGFTHLVQFDLGYTFLF; this is encoded by the coding sequence ATGACTCCACGGATCTCCTTTCGTTTCGTCTCGCTGGCCCTGGTGCTCTCGGCCCTGAGTGCGTCGGCCCAGCAGCAGGTACTGGATCCCGCCGCCGTGCGTCACCGGCTCTACTCGCCGGAGAACCGGCTGGAACTCTCGCTGGCGGTGGGTCTGCCCGCGCGTGAGTACCTCACGGGGCACTACAACCTGAACGTGGGCGTGGCCTACAACGCCTTCCGCACGCTCGGCCTGGAGGCGCGCGGCGGCTACGCGCTCAGCCGCCACACGGGCCTGGCGCGCTCGCTCTCCGAGAGCTTCCTCAACCGCGAGGACAAGCGCATCACCGACGAGCTGTCGGACATGTGGGAGATGGGCGCGCACGGGGTGGTGGGGGTCCGCTGGGCGCCCATCTACGGCAAGCTGTCGCTCCTGTCGGACGCGACGGCGCACTTCCAGGCCTACCTCTGGGCGGGCGGCGGACTCGCCTCGCTGCGGCGCGAGTCCATCGTGCAGTGCTCGCGCGTGGTCGATCGGGCGCGGGGCGTCTGTGACAACCGCACCAACCCCACGGACGCCTCCACCGCCACCGAGTCCTACTGGCGCACGGACAGCCGCGTGGCGCCGGTGGTGTCGGCCGCGGTGGGGCTGCGCTTCTTCCTCACCCAGCGCCAGGCGCTGCGCCTGGAGCTGCGCGACTGGGTCTTCCAGGACCAGTTCCGCGTCAACGTGGACCGTGAGCGCTGGGAGGCGGGGCAGGAGAGTGGTGAGCCCTCGCCCAACCCGGGATTCACGCACCTCGTGCAGTTCGACCTTGGCTACACCTTCCTTTTCTGA
- a CDS encoding tetratricopeptide repeat protein, with the protein MKSVLRFGALAVGVVLTTGGTGEAAQPTRKPTAAASKRPPSKNAKAAKKPASAARKAPVAAAAAQAPGAIAAPEPEPTRVGPARMSPAAMRDAPRIADDQKDALADRKRDEALEGFKRLIPKLQAGSPRKADMLYRLAELNWEKSKYLYQQEMNTYLKAEKAFDAATARGEKLEAPQQDHRESEHYRAETMSLYQEILRDYPEWPQRDEVLFYLGYNQQELGKRDEAVKTYLELVAKYPQSQFVPDTYVQLGNHYFENNKLKEARGYYEKALASKVPKVYAYAVYKLAWCDYNAGGYDEGLTRLHEVVDFASQRGEELGDLRTEALNDLIMFYVKLDKAQEGIAFFKAKAPEKRQERLISKMAVQLVDVGLYDSAIETYRVLLQDRPMGASAPEYQQAIVHAFEGLRQRDKVRAEMKTMVSGYRPGSAWWKANEGNTPVLRNAFSVTEEAMRVMVTDYHQEAQKTRQVETYRLARDIYKQYVDTFASSTDPEFLSDSAFNMRFFYAEILWALEEWEAAATQYDAVAAFQVPDRDSAREVSNETYRKSASFAAIMAYDKLVKIERGELSKSDLKDGQKVDENKSKGQVEKKGRITKKDAHQAEEPLTRHEDKLVAACDTYNRLFPDNPDEIDLRYQAALIVYDRHHFLEAARRFGDIIQKYPAERRSRDAADLTMYVLESREEWDELNKQARLFLANDKLIKPNPEFAARVARVAEGARYKWIHEVIYQKQKEPARAASLFLDYVKEYPRSENADRAITSAMVIFEEAGQVDRGIAAGERLLHDYPGSVFEPKVRYTLARLYEKMAEYAKAAAMYSAFVDAQDSGQRLLQSQKARKAEARAQAKKAKKGKPEAAESAETPPDAAAGSRDEERRALLAESEKWVSDALFNAGLWWEGVGESDKALAAYRAYLKRFKDRPDVPRIAYNLGIVYGKDGKWPEASRTLEYFLTVYGKDARVSQAEIYRARHEQLVAYQHLKSARNVDRVRSDLLYGWSKLSAEDKQQPDLIDAYGQARFLAVEEDWQAFTAIRFKRVSTVRADLAAKQKALQKLEKQYVDVLASGSGEWGIAALTRIGLAYADFARNIIDSPNPPGLDEEQLAMYRGELENLSLPLEDKASEALEKALGKAYELSVYNEWTVAAQDQVNRYHPGAYAQVRQMPYRGSEFFATADRVKDSGVGAQTPSQDEASPTPPTASREVLP; encoded by the coding sequence ATGAAGTCGGTCCTTCGTTTCGGTGCGCTGGCGGTGGGGGTGGTGCTCACCACGGGCGGAACAGGAGAGGCGGCTCAACCCACGCGAAAGCCCACGGCCGCCGCGTCCAAGCGTCCCCCGTCCAAGAACGCCAAGGCGGCGAAGAAGCCCGCCAGCGCGGCTCGCAAGGCCCCGGTGGCGGCGGCGGCGGCGCAGGCCCCGGGTGCCATCGCGGCCCCGGAGCCCGAGCCCACGCGCGTGGGTCCCGCGCGCATGAGCCCGGCGGCCATGCGCGACGCGCCGCGCATCGCGGATGATCAGAAGGACGCCCTGGCGGACCGCAAGCGCGACGAGGCCCTGGAGGGCTTCAAGCGCCTCATCCCCAAGCTGCAGGCGGGCTCGCCGCGCAAGGCGGACATGCTCTACCGTCTGGCGGAGCTCAACTGGGAGAAGTCCAAGTACCTCTACCAGCAGGAGATGAACACCTACCTCAAGGCGGAGAAGGCCTTCGACGCGGCCACCGCCCGCGGCGAGAAGCTGGAGGCGCCCCAGCAGGATCACCGCGAGAGCGAGCACTACCGCGCGGAGACCATGTCGCTCTACCAGGAGATCCTCCGCGACTACCCGGAGTGGCCCCAGCGCGACGAGGTGCTCTTCTACCTGGGCTACAACCAGCAGGAACTCGGCAAGCGCGACGAGGCGGTGAAGACCTACCTGGAGCTGGTGGCCAAGTACCCCCAGTCCCAGTTCGTGCCGGACACCTACGTCCAGCTGGGCAACCACTACTTCGAGAACAACAAGCTCAAGGAGGCGCGCGGCTACTACGAGAAGGCGCTCGCCTCCAAGGTGCCCAAGGTCTACGCCTACGCCGTCTACAAGCTCGCCTGGTGTGACTACAACGCCGGCGGCTACGACGAGGGCCTCACCCGGCTGCACGAGGTGGTGGACTTCGCCAGCCAGCGCGGCGAGGAGCTGGGCGACCTGCGCACCGAGGCGCTCAACGACCTCATCATGTTCTACGTGAAGCTGGACAAGGCCCAGGAGGGCATCGCCTTCTTCAAGGCCAAGGCCCCGGAGAAGCGCCAGGAGCGCCTCATCTCCAAGATGGCCGTGCAGCTCGTGGACGTGGGCCTGTACGACAGCGCCATCGAGACCTACCGCGTGCTGCTGCAGGACCGGCCCATGGGCGCGAGCGCCCCGGAGTACCAGCAGGCCATCGTCCACGCCTTCGAGGGGCTGCGCCAGCGCGACAAGGTGCGCGCCGAGATGAAGACCATGGTGTCCGGCTACCGTCCGGGCAGCGCGTGGTGGAAGGCCAACGAGGGCAACACGCCCGTCCTGCGCAACGCCTTCAGCGTCACGGAAGAGGCCATGCGCGTCATGGTGACGGACTACCACCAGGAGGCGCAGAAGACGCGCCAGGTGGAGACGTACCGGCTCGCCCGCGACATCTACAAGCAGTACGTGGACACCTTCGCGTCCAGCACGGATCCCGAGTTCCTCTCCGACTCCGCCTTCAACATGCGCTTCTTCTACGCGGAGATCCTCTGGGCCCTGGAGGAGTGGGAGGCCGCCGCCACCCAGTACGACGCCGTGGCCGCCTTCCAGGTGCCCGACCGCGACTCGGCGCGCGAGGTCTCCAACGAGACGTACCGCAAGAGCGCCTCCTTCGCCGCCATCATGGCCTACGACAAGCTCGTGAAGATCGAGCGCGGGGAGCTCTCCAAGAGCGACCTCAAGGACGGCCAGAAGGTGGACGAGAACAAGTCCAAGGGCCAGGTGGAGAAGAAGGGCCGCATCACCAAGAAGGACGCCCACCAGGCCGAGGAGCCCCTCACGCGCCACGAGGACAAGCTCGTCGCCGCGTGCGACACCTACAACCGCCTCTTCCCGGACAACCCGGACGAGATCGACCTGCGCTACCAGGCGGCCCTCATCGTCTACGACCGGCACCACTTCCTGGAGGCCGCGCGCCGCTTCGGCGACATCATCCAGAAGTACCCCGCCGAGCGCCGCAGCCGCGACGCCGCCGACCTGACCATGTACGTGCTCGAGTCGCGCGAGGAGTGGGACGAGCTCAACAAGCAGGCGCGGCTGTTCCTCGCCAACGACAAGCTCATCAAGCCCAACCCCGAGTTCGCCGCCCGCGTGGCGCGCGTGGCCGAGGGCGCGCGCTACAAGTGGATCCACGAGGTCATCTACCAGAAGCAGAAGGAGCCGGCGCGCGCCGCCAGCCTCTTCCTGGACTACGTGAAGGAGTACCCGCGCTCGGAGAACGCCGACCGGGCCATCACCTCCGCCATGGTCATCTTCGAGGAGGCGGGCCAGGTGGACCGCGGCATCGCCGCCGGCGAGCGCCTGCTGCACGACTACCCCGGCAGCGTCTTCGAGCCCAAGGTGCGCTACACGCTCGCGCGCCTCTACGAGAAGATGGCCGAGTACGCCAAGGCCGCCGCCATGTACTCGGCCTTCGTGGACGCCCAGGACTCGGGCCAGCGCCTGCTGCAGTCCCAGAAGGCCCGCAAGGCCGAAGCGCGCGCCCAGGCCAAGAAGGCCAAGAAGGGCAAGCCCGAGGCCGCCGAGTCCGCGGAGACGCCGCCCGACGCGGCCGCGGGCTCGCGTGACGAGGAGCGCCGCGCGCTGCTCGCCGAGTCGGAGAAGTGGGTGTCCGACGCGCTCTTCAACGCGGGCCTGTGGTGGGAGGGCGTGGGCGAGAGCGACAAGGCGCTCGCCGCCTACCGCGCCTACCTCAAGCGCTTCAAGGATCGGCCCGACGTGCCGCGCATCGCCTACAACCTGGGCATCGTGTACGGCAAGGACGGCAAGTGGCCCGAGGCCTCGCGCACCCTCGAGTACTTCCTCACCGTCTACGGCAAGGACGCGCGCGTCTCCCAGGCCGAGATCTACCGCGCGCGCCACGAGCAGCTCGTCGCCTACCAGCACCTCAAGAGCGCGCGCAACGTGGATCGCGTGCGCTCGGACCTGCTCTACGGCTGGAGCAAGCTGAGCGCCGAGGACAAGCAGCAGCCGGACCTGATCGACGCCTACGGCCAGGCGCGCTTCCTCGCCGTGGAGGAGGACTGGCAGGCCTTCACCGCCATCCGCTTCAAGCGCGTGAGCACGGTGCGCGCGGACCTGGCCGCCAAGCAGAAGGCGCTGCAGAAGCTGGAGAAGCAGTACGTGGACGTGCTCGCCAGCGGCTCGGGCGAGTGGGGCATCGCCGCGCTCACCCGCATCGGCCTGGCCTACGCGGACTTCGCGCGCAACATCATCGACTCGCCCAACCCGCCGGGCCTCGACGAGGAGCAGCTCGCCATGTACCGCGGCGAGCTGGAGAACCTGTCCCTGCCGCTCGAGGACAAGGCCAGCGAGGCGCTGGAGAAGGCCCTGGGCAAGGCCTACGAGCTGTCCGTCTACAACGAGTGGACGGTCGCGGCCCAGGATCAGGTCAACCGCTATCACCCGGGCGCCTACGCCCAGGTGCGCCAGATGCCCTATCGCGGCAGCGAGTTCTTCGCCACCGCCGACAGGGTCAAGGACTCCGGAGTGGGCGCCCAGACCCCGTCCCAGGACGAGGCCTCGCCCACGCCGCCCACCGCCTCCCGGGAGGTGCTGCCGTGA